In Sparus aurata unplaced genomic scaffold, fSpaAur1.1, whole genome shotgun sequence, one DNA window encodes the following:
- the LOC115577642 gene encoding butyrophilin subfamily 1 member A1-like yields MMESMFLSLLFTCLNLTVLLAAQTQLIGSHQPIVALVGDDVLLPCHLEPAVSVTYETVVWTKAGLEPKYIYYHQDGRLLFEKQNPSYFLRTRLFRDEMPSGNVSMKIFKVKLSDAATYKCSLPAMKKEADVELIVGRSDVIGSDQPVKVLVSDDIILPCHLEPPLDVTTLSVEWRRGSALVHVYRNRRDDPVSQDQNFKGRTSLFQDEMTRGNISLKLTDVTEQDAGNYTCSVPKLHRSSVTLVVEPPPARGKCLLHTDINSVSFNR; encoded by the exons ATGATGGAGtcaatgtttttgtctctgctgtTCACCTGTCTGAACCTTACAG ttttacttgcagctcaaacacagctgattgGTTCACATCAACCAATCGTAGCTCTGGTTGGTGATGATGTTCTTCTTCCATGTCACCTTGAACCTGCAGTCAGTGTCACTTATGAGACAGTGGTGTGGACCAAAGCAGGTTTGGAGCCAAAGTACATCTACTATCACCAAGATGGACGACTGCTGTTTGAGAAACAAAATCCATCTTATTTTTTACGCACAAGACTGTTTAGAGATGAAATGCCGAGTGGAAACGTCTCCATGAaaatatttaaagtgaaactgtcTGATGCTGCAACCTACAAATGTTCTCTCCCTGCAATGAAGAAGGAAGCTGATGTGGAACTTATTGTTG GACGGTctgatgtgattggctcagaccAACCAGTTAAAGTACTGgtcagtgatgacatcatcctgcCATGTCACCTGGAGCCTCCACTGGATGTAACAACACTATCAGTGGAGTGGAGACGTGGTTCAGCCCTGGTCCACGTCTATAGAAACAGGAGGGATGATCCAGTTTCTCAGGACCAGAACTTCAAAGGTAGAACTTCTCTCTTCCAAGATGAGATGAccagaggaaacatttctctaaaactgACCGACGTCACTGAGCAGGATGCAGGAAATTACACCTGCTCTGTTCCCAAACTGCACAGAAGCTCCGTTACACTCGTTGTTG AGCCACCACCAGCCCGTGGTAAGTGTTTACTGCACACAGATATCAACAGTGTGTCATTCAACAGGTGA